A region from the Lycium barbarum isolate Lr01 chromosome 8, ASM1917538v2, whole genome shotgun sequence genome encodes:
- the LOC132606358 gene encoding acyl carrier protein 1, chloroplastic-like yields the protein MASFVSTSVPPSATLMCSSTKTHCHIRQIKNFGSKVSGLRLVPSIQISRGTTKTPEFSHGFKNQISCSIAQPETLEVVQSTIAKQLSIDESTVTPQTKFADLGADSLDTVEIMMALEEKFGVSIGEEGAQNIATVQDAADMIEKVKTAEN from the exons aTGGCTTCCTTTGTTTCGACATCAGTACCTCCTTCAGCCACACTTATGTGCAGTTCTACTAAAACCCACTGCCACATTAGGCAAATCAAAAAT TTTGGTTCAAAGGTAAGTGGGCTTAGACTTGTGCCAAGCATTCAAATTTCCAGAGGAACAACAAAAACACCAGAATTTTCCCATGGCTTCAAGAATCAGATCTCATGCTCAATT GCTCAACCTGAAACTTTGGAAGTTGTCCAAAGCACAATTGCCAAGCAGCTATCTATTGATGAGAGCACAGTGACACCTCAGACTAAGTTTGCTGATTTGGGTGCTGATTCCCTTGACACT GTGGAAATAATGATGGCTTTAGAAGAGAAGTTTGGAGTATCAATTGGAGAAGAGGGAGCTCAGAACATTGCCACTGTCCAAGATGCTGCTGATATGATCGAGAAAGTGAAGACAGCTGAAAATTGA